The Trinickia acidisoli genome includes a window with the following:
- the argB gene encoding acetylglutamate kinase — MSEPLDLAQIAPTLKAEILAEALPYIRQYHGKTVVIKYGGNAMTEERLKQGFARDVILLKLVGINPVIVHGGGPQIDQALKKIGKQGTFIQGMRVTDEETMEVVEWVLGGEVQQDIVTLINHFGGHAVGLTGKDGGLIHARKMMMPDRDHAGQYVDIGQVGEVESINPAVVRALQDDAFIPVISPIGFGEDGLSYNINADLVAGKLAVVLNAEKLVMMTNIPGVMDKSGTLLTDLSAREIDALFEDGTISGGMLPKIASALDAAKSGVRSVHIIDGRIEHSVLLEILTEQPFGTMIRSH; from the coding sequence ATGTCCGAGCCTCTCGACCTCGCCCAGATCGCGCCCACCCTGAAAGCTGAAATTCTGGCCGAGGCATTGCCCTATATTCGCCAATATCACGGCAAAACCGTCGTCATCAAATACGGCGGCAATGCCATGACCGAGGAGCGCCTGAAGCAAGGCTTCGCGCGCGACGTCATTCTGCTCAAGCTCGTGGGCATCAATCCCGTCATCGTCCACGGCGGCGGCCCGCAGATCGATCAGGCGCTCAAAAAGATCGGCAAACAAGGCACCTTCATCCAAGGTATGCGCGTGACGGACGAAGAGACGATGGAAGTCGTCGAATGGGTGCTCGGCGGCGAGGTGCAGCAAGACATCGTCACGCTGATCAATCACTTCGGCGGCCATGCCGTCGGCCTGACCGGCAAGGACGGCGGCCTCATCCACGCGCGCAAGATGATGATGCCCGACCGCGACCACGCGGGACAGTACGTCGACATCGGCCAAGTCGGCGAAGTCGAATCGATCAATCCGGCCGTCGTGCGCGCGCTGCAGGACGATGCGTTCATCCCCGTCATCTCGCCCATCGGCTTCGGCGAGGACGGCCTGTCCTACAACATCAACGCCGATCTGGTGGCGGGCAAGCTCGCCGTCGTCCTGAACGCTGAAAAGCTCGTCATGATGACGAACATCCCCGGCGTCATGGATAAATCCGGCACGCTGCTCACCGATCTGTCGGCGCGCGAAATCGACGCGCTGTTCGAAGACGGCACGATTTCGGGCGGCATGCTGCCCAAGATCGCCTCGGCGCTCGACGCCGCCAAGAGCGGCGTGCGCTCGGTTCACATCATCGACGGGCGCATCGAGCACTCGGTGCTGCTCGAAATTCTGACCGAGCAGCCGTTCGGCACGATGATCCGCTCGCATTGA
- a CDS encoding pyrimidine 5'-nucleotidase: MSSSPIFRRRPRARPRAGGPVWLFDLDNTLHHASHAIFPAINAAMTRYIVDALGVETAEADRLRLRYVRRYGATLLGLARHHPIDPHDFLRVVHTFPDLPAMVRSERGLARLVASLPGRKLILTNAPETYARAVLAELGIERLFERVIAIEHMKRRGAWHAKPDLPMLRRVLREARVPIADAILVEDTRSHLKHYKRLGIGTVWIVGHLPTPTRPDGRIARAPGSGRPHYIDRRIRSLKSLRPGHDAGTRWSRFEGRKRT, encoded by the coding sequence ATGTCTTCGTCGCCGATCTTCCGCAGGCGTCCCCGTGCGCGTCCGCGCGCGGGCGGCCCGGTGTGGCTGTTCGATCTCGACAACACGCTGCATCACGCGTCGCACGCCATTTTCCCGGCGATCAACGCGGCCATGACGCGCTACATCGTCGACGCACTCGGTGTCGAAACGGCCGAGGCCGACCGCCTGCGGCTGCGCTATGTCCGGCGCTACGGGGCAACCCTGCTCGGGCTCGCGCGCCATCATCCGATCGATCCGCACGATTTCCTGCGCGTCGTCCACACCTTCCCCGATCTGCCGGCGATGGTGCGGTCCGAGCGCGGCCTCGCCCGGCTCGTCGCCTCGCTGCCCGGCCGCAAGCTCATCCTCACGAACGCGCCCGAGACGTACGCGCGCGCGGTGCTGGCAGAGCTCGGGATCGAGCGTCTGTTCGAGCGCGTCATCGCGATCGAGCACATGAAGAGGCGCGGCGCCTGGCACGCCAAGCCGGACCTCCCGATGCTGCGCCGGGTGCTGCGCGAGGCGCGCGTGCCGATCGCGGATGCGATCCTCGTCGAGGACACGCGCTCGCATTTGAAGCATTACAAGCGGCTCGGCATCGGCACCGTCTGGATCGTCGGGCACCTCCCCACGCCGACGCGGCCCGACGGGCGAATCGCGCGCGCGCCCGGCAGCGGACGGCCGCACTATATCGATCGTCGCATTCGTTCGCTAAAATCGCTTCGACCGGGTCACGATGCGGGGACCAGATGGAGCCGATTCGAGGGCAGGAAGCGGACGTAG
- the slmA gene encoding nucleoid occlusion factor SlmA: MEPIRGQEADVGRDTQPTSAARAPRMKPGERRVHILQTLAAMLEAPKTEKITTAALAARLGVSEAALYRQFASKAQMFEALIEFIEATFFGLINQIAEKEPNGVLQARAIGMMLLNFSAKNRGMTRVLTGEALVGEHARLAERVAQMLERVETSVKQSLRIALMDANQAEAEREPGRPAATGPLPAGYDPAVRANLLVSYVVGRWHRYARSGFTREPAEHADAQLHLILQ, from the coding sequence ATGGAGCCGATTCGAGGGCAGGAAGCGGACGTAGGCCGCGATACGCAGCCGACGAGCGCGGCGCGCGCGCCGCGCATGAAGCCGGGCGAGCGACGCGTGCACATTCTGCAGACGCTCGCCGCGATGCTCGAGGCGCCGAAAACCGAGAAGATCACGACGGCCGCGCTGGCCGCCCGGCTCGGCGTGTCGGAAGCGGCGCTCTACCGCCAATTCGCGAGCAAGGCGCAAATGTTCGAAGCGCTGATCGAGTTCATCGAGGCGACGTTCTTCGGGCTCATCAACCAGATAGCGGAAAAAGAGCCGAACGGCGTGCTGCAAGCGCGCGCGATCGGGATGATGCTGCTCAACTTTTCCGCGAAAAACCGCGGGATGACGCGCGTGCTGACAGGCGAAGCCCTCGTCGGCGAGCACGCGCGGCTCGCCGAGCGGGTCGCGCAGATGCTCGAGCGCGTCGAAACCTCGGTCAAGCAAAGCCTGCGCATCGCGCTCATGGACGCGAATCAGGCCGAGGCCGAGCGCGAGCCCGGCCGGCCCGCCGCCACCGGGCCGCTGCCGGCCGGCTACGATCCCGCCGTGCGCGCGAACCTGCTCGTGAGCTACGTCGTGGGCCGCTGGCACCGCTATGCGCGCAGCGGCTTCACGCGCGAGCCGGCCGAGCACGCGGACGCTCAATTGCACCTGATTCTCCAATAG
- the metX gene encoding homoserine O-succinyltransferase MetX: MESIGIVAPQRMHFNEPLALQSGASLSGYDLMVETYGTLNAQRSNAVLVCHALNASHHVAGVYAGEPKNVGWWDNMVGPGKPLDTNRFFVIGVNNLGSCFGSTGPMSLDPATGKPYGARFPVVTVEDWVHAQARLADAFGIDRFAAVMGGSLGGMQALAWSLMYPERIGHCIIVASTPKLSAQNIAFNEVARSAILSDPDFHGGDYYAHGVKPKRGLRVARMIGHITYLSDDDMATKFGRALRRSAGSTGNGDDYRFSFDVEFEVESYLRYQGDKFADYFDANTYLLITRALDYFDPAKAFDGDLTAALAHTQAQYLVASFTTDWRFAPTRSRELVKALLDHKRRVTYAEIDAPHGHDAFLLDDARYHNVVRAYYERIALEVGA; the protein is encoded by the coding sequence ATGGAATCGATCGGCATCGTCGCGCCACAACGCATGCATTTCAACGAGCCGCTCGCGCTGCAAAGCGGGGCGAGCCTGAGCGGCTACGACCTCATGGTCGAGACGTACGGCACGCTCAACGCCCAGCGCTCGAACGCCGTGCTCGTCTGCCACGCGCTCAACGCCTCCCATCACGTCGCGGGCGTCTACGCGGGCGAACCGAAGAACGTCGGCTGGTGGGACAACATGGTGGGGCCGGGCAAGCCGCTCGATACGAACCGCTTTTTCGTGATCGGCGTGAACAATCTCGGCTCGTGCTTCGGCTCGACAGGCCCGATGAGCCTCGATCCGGCCACGGGCAAGCCCTATGGCGCGCGTTTTCCGGTCGTGACGGTCGAGGATTGGGTGCATGCGCAGGCGCGCTTGGCCGACGCCTTCGGCATCGACCGCTTCGCCGCCGTCATGGGCGGCAGCCTCGGCGGTATGCAGGCACTGGCCTGGAGCCTCATGTATCCCGAGCGCATCGGGCACTGCATCATCGTCGCATCGACGCCGAAACTGTCGGCGCAGAACATCGCGTTCAACGAAGTGGCGCGCTCGGCCATCCTCTCCGATCCCGATTTTCACGGCGGCGACTACTACGCGCACGGGGTCAAGCCCAAGCGCGGCCTGCGCGTCGCCCGCATGATCGGCCACATCACGTACCTGTCCGACGACGACATGGCCACCAAGTTCGGACGCGCGCTGCGCCGCAGCGCAGGCAGTACCGGCAACGGCGACGACTACCGTTTCAGCTTCGACGTGGAGTTCGAGGTCGAGTCGTACCTACGCTACCAGGGCGACAAATTCGCCGACTACTTCGATGCGAACACCTACCTCTTGATCACGCGCGCGCTCGACTATTTCGACCCCGCCAAGGCGTTCGACGGCGATCTCACCGCGGCGCTCGCGCACACGCAAGCGCAGTACCTCGTGGCCAGCTTCACGACCGATTGGCGGTTCGCCCCGACGCGCTCGCGCGAACTGGTCAAGGCGCTGCTCGACCACAAGCGGCGCGTCACTTATGCCGAAATCGACGCGCCGCACGGACACGATGCCTTTTTGCTGGACGACGCGCGTTATCACAATGTCGTGCGCGCCTATTACGAACGCATTGCTCTGGAGGTAGGCGCATGA
- the metW gene encoding methionine biosynthesis protein MetW: protein MNQAAIDSLTTRADFRAIARWVEPNATVLDLGCGDGSLLALLSEELDVTGYGIEINDAGVLACARQGVNVIQQNLEDGLRLFEDESFDFAILSQTLQTIHQTAAILRETARVGKECIVSFPNFGYWPHRLSVLRGRMPVSKSLPHQWHNTPNVRVLTIRDFEALAPEVGVEILDRAVLHGGRTVRWGENWRGSLAVYRVRRSTGKPAPA from the coding sequence ATGAACCAAGCTGCCATCGATTCGCTCACGACCCGGGCCGATTTTCGGGCGATCGCCCGCTGGGTCGAGCCCAATGCGACCGTGCTCGATCTGGGCTGCGGCGACGGCAGCCTCCTCGCGCTGCTGAGCGAAGAGCTCGACGTCACGGGCTACGGCATCGAGATCAACGATGCGGGCGTGCTCGCCTGCGCGCGGCAAGGCGTCAACGTCATCCAGCAGAATCTCGAAGACGGCCTGCGCTTGTTCGAGGACGAGAGCTTCGATTTCGCGATCCTCTCGCAGACGCTGCAGACGATCCACCAAACCGCCGCGATCCTGCGCGAGACGGCGCGCGTCGGCAAGGAATGCATCGTCTCGTTCCCGAACTTCGGCTATTGGCCGCACCGGCTCTCGGTACTGCGCGGCCGCATGCCGGTCTCGAAATCGCTGCCCCATCAGTGGCACAACACGCCGAACGTGCGCGTGCTGACGATCCGCGACTTCGAGGCGCTCGCGCCCGAGGTCGGCGTCGAGATTCTCGATCGCGCGGTTCTGCACGGAGGGCGCACGGTGCGTTGGGGCGAGAACTGGCGTGGTAGTCTTGCGGTCTATCGCGTCAGGCGCAGCACGGGCAAGCCCGCGCCCGCTTGA
- a CDS encoding AmpG family muropeptide MFS transporter, which translates to MPPPSHERAALSAHEAHPGWRAFLNRRILICVFLGFTSGLPLFTLVYLVQAWLRSEGVNLKEIGLFALIQFPYTWKFVWAPLMDRYVPRLPFWRPGRRRGWMLATQVLVAGAIASLGFVSPRDAIWTVAALTALVAFFGASQDIVIDAYRRELLADTEQGLGNAVHVNAYKVAALIPGSLSLILSDHLPWTAVFAVTAAFMLPGMVMTLVVREPQVHGAPPKNLREAIALPLAEFVTRDGLSAALLVLGFIFLYKLGDTMATTLSTSFFLDLGFDKTQIGVIAKTTAFWASLAGGIVGGVWLVKIGIARGLWIFGFVQIVSTLGFAWLAKIGPSPGALALIYGFETFATGLTLAAFTAYIASTTDPRYTATQFALFTSLASVPRTLASAASGFVVAKIGWFDYFLVCAALAAPGMLLLPRIAPWSART; encoded by the coding sequence ATCCCGCCCCCGTCGCACGAGCGCGCCGCACTGAGCGCTCATGAGGCTCACCCCGGTTGGCGCGCATTCCTCAACCGGCGCATCCTGATCTGCGTCTTTCTGGGTTTCACGTCGGGATTGCCGCTGTTTACGCTCGTCTATCTCGTGCAGGCGTGGCTGCGCTCGGAAGGCGTCAATCTGAAGGAAATCGGCCTGTTCGCGCTGATTCAATTTCCCTATACGTGGAAATTCGTCTGGGCACCGTTGATGGACCGCTATGTGCCTAGGCTGCCGTTCTGGCGCCCTGGGCGCCGTCGCGGCTGGATGCTCGCAACCCAGGTGCTCGTGGCCGGCGCGATCGCCTCGCTCGGCTTCGTCTCGCCGCGCGACGCGATTTGGACCGTCGCCGCGCTGACCGCGCTCGTCGCGTTCTTCGGCGCGAGCCAAGACATCGTCATCGACGCCTACCGGCGCGAGCTGCTCGCCGACACCGAGCAAGGGCTCGGCAACGCCGTGCACGTGAACGCCTACAAGGTCGCGGCGCTCATCCCCGGCTCGCTGTCGCTGATTCTGTCCGATCACCTGCCGTGGACGGCCGTGTTCGCCGTCACGGCGGCGTTCATGCTGCCCGGCATGGTCATGACGCTCGTCGTGCGCGAGCCGCAAGTGCACGGCGCGCCGCCGAAGAACCTGCGCGAGGCCATCGCGTTGCCGCTCGCCGAATTCGTCACGCGCGATGGCCTTTCCGCCGCGTTGCTGGTGCTCGGGTTCATCTTCCTCTACAAGCTCGGCGACACGATGGCGACGACGCTGTCGACGTCGTTCTTCCTCGATCTCGGCTTCGACAAGACGCAGATCGGCGTGATCGCGAAGACCACGGCGTTTTGGGCGAGCCTCGCGGGCGGCATCGTCGGTGGCGTCTGGCTCGTGAAGATCGGGATCGCCCGCGGGCTCTGGATCTTCGGCTTCGTGCAGATCGTCTCGACGCTCGGCTTTGCCTGGCTCGCAAAAATCGGTCCCTCGCCGGGTGCGCTCGCGCTCATCTACGGTTTCGAAACGTTCGCCACGGGCCTCACGCTCGCCGCTTTCACGGCCTATATCGCGAGTACCACCGATCCGCGCTATACGGCGACGCAATTCGCGCTCTTCACGAGCCTCGCCTCCGTACCGCGCACACTGGCGTCGGCGGCGAGCGGCTTCGTCGTCGCGAAAATCGGCTGGTTCGACTATTTTCTCGTCTGCGCCGCACTCGCGGCACCAGGCATGTTGTTGTTGCCGAGGATCGCCCCGTGGAGCGCGCGCACCTAG
- a CDS encoding M48 family metallopeptidase: protein MAVTITSALSPTLALAAWGAPAITPAPGAAAAAEPASREPIRFGQTRLFRNLLPPPVVEAQSIAEYDRLMDRARGEDRLLPADDPRVKRLRTLLAKLSPLATKWSDRTKDWRWEVSVIRSRDVRMVSFPGGKLVVYSGLLERVHLNDDEMAMLFGHEIAHALREQVREQLGEQRVPLAAVALSRLFGVSELGEPSTPAPTAPLASLEFDATDETEADVIGSDIASRAGFDPRAAVTLWDKLALEARGEKDGGFIAIHPYSAARRLDLIKRLPDMLALYAKARGITVEQLPAYAGMRATKGSPKRN from the coding sequence GTGGCAGTCACCATAACCTCGGCGCTCTCGCCCACACTCGCGCTCGCCGCCTGGGGCGCCCCCGCCATCACGCCCGCGCCCGGCGCCGCCGCTGCGGCCGAGCCCGCATCGCGTGAGCCGATCCGTTTCGGCCAGACGCGCCTGTTCCGCAATCTTTTGCCGCCTCCCGTCGTCGAGGCGCAGTCGATCGCCGAATACGATCGGCTCATGGACCGCGCCCGCGGCGAGGATCGCCTACTGCCCGCCGACGATCCGCGCGTGAAGCGGCTGCGCACGCTGCTTGCCAAGCTCTCGCCGCTCGCGACGAAATGGAGCGACCGCACGAAAGACTGGCGGTGGGAGGTCAGCGTGATCCGCTCGCGCGACGTGCGTATGGTCAGCTTTCCGGGCGGCAAGCTGGTTGTCTACAGCGGACTGCTCGAACGCGTGCACCTGAATGACGACGAGATGGCGATGCTGTTCGGCCACGAGATCGCGCATGCGCTGCGCGAGCAGGTCCGCGAGCAGCTTGGCGAGCAGCGGGTACCCCTTGCCGCGGTAGCGCTCTCGCGGCTGTTCGGCGTGTCCGAACTAGGCGAACCTTCTACGCCGGCGCCTACCGCCCCGCTTGCTTCGCTCGAGTTCGACGCAACGGACGAGACGGAAGCCGACGTCATCGGCAGCGACATCGCATCGCGCGCGGGTTTCGATCCGCGCGCCGCCGTCACGCTTTGGGACAAGCTCGCGCTCGAGGCACGCGGCGAGAAGGACGGCGGCTTCATCGCCATCCACCCCTATAGCGCCGCGCGGCGGCTCGACCTCATCAAGCGGCTGCCCGACATGCTCGCGTTGTATGCCAAGGCTCGCGGCATCACCGTCGAGCAGCTACCCGCCTATGCGGGAATGCGCGCGACCAAGGGCAGCCCGAAGCGCAACTGA
- a CDS encoding carboxylesterase/lipase family protein translates to MTKTQMTAIQRFAFPRPLRPLRASHRRAAALVAASLGCLLSNALCAAANQPTTRIDLPAGTIEGARSAFKDIELRAFRGIPYAAAPIGELRWKPPQPAAAWGGVRQATQFGARCMQLPLFPMEFRARQMSEDCLFLNVWTPARTDGEKLPVLVYFYGGGFAAGDSSEPRYDGAALASRGIVTVTVNYRLGVFGFLALPEMARESAYGAAGNYGLLDQQAALHWVRENIAKFGGDPDKVTIGGESAGAVAVSAHMASPLSKGLFTRAIGQSGAAFGPLTVWSRHDATTMSEGFRQKVNAKSLSALRAMPAQALLNATGTKDNPEFLFWPSVDSHFLTQSLESAYEAGSQARVPLLVGSNSHEAPHTMILDAKPPTPENWRAVLQRTFGPYATEALALYPGNDDDEVRRSATSLASDIFISHATRRWVDAHRQTGGSFVYFYYYTHKRPPKRTPEPDQLPEDGAVHSSEIKYVLGTLGLSNRFVWRPEDHAVSRIFSGYVAHFVKTGTPNDPSLPAWPASREDRGGLLRQQIAVDTKTIIDPDTPRHAFLRRYYAENPLLPDHRRR, encoded by the coding sequence ATGACGAAGACTCAAATGACGGCCATTCAACGCTTTGCTTTCCCGCGCCCATTGCGCCCATTGCGCGCGTCACATCGCCGCGCCGCCGCGCTCGTCGCCGCATCGCTCGGCTGCCTGCTGTCGAACGCACTTTGCGCGGCGGCGAATCAACCGACGACGCGCATCGACTTGCCGGCCGGCACGATCGAAGGGGCGAGAAGCGCGTTCAAGGACATCGAATTGCGCGCGTTCCGGGGCATTCCCTACGCCGCTGCGCCCATCGGCGAACTTCGCTGGAAACCACCACAACCTGCCGCGGCCTGGGGCGGCGTACGCCAGGCCACGCAGTTCGGCGCCCGTTGCATGCAACTGCCGCTGTTTCCCATGGAATTTCGCGCACGCCAAATGAGCGAGGATTGCCTTTTTTTGAACGTATGGACGCCGGCGCGGACGGACGGCGAGAAGCTGCCGGTGCTCGTCTACTTCTATGGCGGCGGCTTCGCGGCTGGCGACAGCTCGGAGCCGCGATACGACGGCGCCGCCCTCGCCTCGCGCGGTATCGTGACGGTGACGGTCAACTACCGCCTCGGCGTATTCGGTTTCCTGGCGCTGCCGGAAATGGCGCGCGAATCTGCGTATGGCGCTGCCGGCAATTACGGTCTGCTCGATCAACAGGCCGCGCTGCACTGGGTGCGCGAGAACATCGCCAAATTCGGCGGCGATCCCGATAAAGTGACGATCGGCGGCGAATCGGCCGGCGCCGTCGCAGTCAGCGCCCATATGGCGTCGCCGTTGTCGAAGGGGCTCTTCACCCGCGCCATCGGCCAAAGCGGCGCTGCGTTCGGGCCGCTCACGGTATGGTCGCGCCACGATGCCACAACGATGTCGGAGGGATTTCGACAAAAGGTGAACGCGAAGTCGCTCAGCGCGCTGCGCGCCATGCCGGCCCAAGCGCTACTGAATGCCACAGGCACGAAGGACAATCCGGAGTTCCTCTTTTGGCCGTCGGTCGATAGCCACTTCCTGACTCAATCGCTCGAATCGGCGTATGAGGCAGGCTCGCAAGCGCGCGTGCCGCTGCTCGTCGGCAGCAATTCGCACGAAGCCCCCCATACGATGATTCTCGATGCCAAGCCGCCGACGCCCGAAAACTGGCGCGCCGTGCTCCAGCGCACGTTCGGCCCGTACGCGACCGAAGCGCTGGCGCTCTATCCCGGCAACGACGACGACGAAGTGCGGCGCTCAGCCACGTCGCTGGCGAGCGACATCTTCATCAGCCACGCCACGCGCCGCTGGGTCGATGCGCATCGGCAAACGGGCGGCTCGTTCGTCTACTTCTACTACTACACACACAAACGCCCACCGAAACGAACCCCTGAACCGGACCAATTGCCCGAGGACGGTGCGGTGCACAGCAGCGAGATCAAATACGTGCTGGGCACGCTCGGGTTGTCGAATCGGTTTGTCTGGAGGCCCGAGGACCACGCCGTCTCGCGCATCTTCTCGGGTTATGTAGCGCATTTCGTCAAAACGGGCACGCCGAACGACCCGTCGCTGCCCGCTTGGCCTGCGTCGCGCGAAGACCGAGGCGGGCTGCTGCGCCAACAGATCGCAGTGGATACGAAAACCATCATCGATCCCGATACGCCGCGGCACGCTTTCCTGCGCCGGTACTACGCGGAAAATCCCTTGCTGCCGGACCACCGCCGCCGCTAG
- a CDS encoding exodeoxyribonuclease III, producing MLRVITANLNGIRSAAKKGFFEWFGEQSADVVCVQEVKCSQDDMTPEFLAPHGFGGYFQHAVKKGYSGAGLYTRHEPDDVVIGFGSEEFDPEGRYVEARFGKLSVISVYVPSGSSGEDRQQAKFRFMDEFMPHLAALRKVREVIVCGDVNIVHKEIDIKNWKSNQKNSGCLPEERAWLTTLFDEVGYVDVFRRLDSRAEQYTWWSNRGQAYAKNVGWRIDYQIATPGIAETAKGTSIFRDIKFSDHAPLTVDYAHNLT from the coding sequence ATGCTGCGAGTGATTACGGCCAATTTGAACGGCATCCGTTCGGCCGCCAAGAAAGGCTTTTTCGAATGGTTCGGCGAGCAGAGCGCCGACGTCGTTTGCGTGCAGGAAGTCAAATGCTCGCAAGACGACATGACGCCCGAGTTCCTCGCGCCGCACGGCTTCGGCGGCTACTTCCAGCACGCCGTGAAGAAAGGGTATAGCGGAGCGGGCCTCTACACGCGGCACGAGCCCGACGACGTCGTCATCGGCTTCGGCAGCGAGGAGTTCGATCCTGAAGGCCGTTACGTCGAGGCGCGTTTCGGCAAGCTCTCGGTCATCTCGGTGTACGTGCCGTCCGGTTCGAGCGGCGAAGACCGGCAGCAGGCGAAGTTCCGTTTCATGGACGAGTTCATGCCGCACCTCGCCGCGCTGCGCAAGGTGCGCGAGGTGATCGTTTGCGGCGATGTGAACATCGTCCACAAAGAGATCGACATCAAGAACTGGAAGAGCAACCAGAAAAATTCCGGCTGCCTGCCCGAGGAACGCGCTTGGCTCACGACGCTGTTCGACGAGGTGGGCTATGTCGACGTATTTCGCCGGCTCGATTCGCGCGCCGAGCAGTACACGTGGTGGAGCAATCGCGGCCAGGCGTATGCAAAGAACGTGGGGTGGCGTATCGACTATCAAATCGCGACGCCCGGCATCGCCGAGACGGCGAAAGGCACGTCGATTTTCCGCGACATCAAGTTCAGCGATCACGCGCCGCTGACGGTCGATTATGCGCACAATTTGACGTGA
- a CDS encoding PPK2 family polyphosphate kinase, which yields MAKRAQLDDFRVPFFDGDKPSKAFSLADFDTGAKPFSAGSKQGDRERLAAYAAKLDEMQERLHAQRRERVLLVLQGMDTSGKDGTIRAVFHEVDPLGLRIATFRVPTPEEAAHDFLWRVHRQTPQAGELTIFNRSHYEDVLVPRIQGELHAAELAHRYAHIRHFEALLADSGTAILKCFLHISKDEQRERLQARIDDDTKHWKFEPSDLEARRHWDDYQAAYTEALAATSTERAPWYVIPADSKSHRNCMVAALLLRVFERLDLEYPGAKESLKGLTVT from the coding sequence ATGGCCAAGCGCGCGCAATTGGATGACTTCCGAGTCCCGTTTTTCGACGGCGACAAACCGAGCAAGGCGTTTTCGCTAGCCGATTTCGACACGGGCGCCAAGCCCTTCTCGGCCGGCTCGAAGCAAGGCGACCGAGAACGCCTGGCCGCCTATGCCGCCAAGCTCGACGAAATGCAGGAGCGCTTGCATGCGCAGCGTCGCGAGCGCGTGCTGCTCGTCTTGCAGGGCATGGACACGAGCGGCAAGGACGGCACGATTCGCGCCGTCTTTCACGAAGTCGATCCGCTCGGCCTGCGCATCGCGACGTTCCGCGTGCCGACGCCCGAGGAAGCCGCACACGATTTTCTATGGCGCGTCCATCGACAGACGCCGCAGGCCGGCGAACTGACGATCTTCAACCGCAGCCACTACGAAGACGTGCTCGTGCCACGCATTCAGGGCGAACTGCACGCCGCCGAACTTGCGCACCGGTACGCGCATATTCGCCACTTCGAGGCGCTGCTCGCCGATTCCGGCACGGCCATTCTCAAGTGTTTCCTGCACATTTCGAAGGACGAGCAGCGCGAGCGCTTGCAAGCGCGGATCGACGACGACACGAAGCACTGGAAATTCGAGCCGTCCGATCTCGAAGCGCGTCGGCATTGGGACGACTATCAGGCCGCCTATACGGAGGCGCTGGCGGCGACGTCGACCGAACGCGCGCCGTGGTACGTGATCCCGGCCGATTCGAAGTCGCATCGAAACTGCATGGTGGCGGCGCTGCTGCTGCGCGTATTCGAGCGTTTGGACCTCGAGTACCCGGGCGCGAAGGAATCGCTGAAGGGACTCACGGTCACCTGA